One part of the Acetoanaerobium sticklandii genome encodes these proteins:
- a CDS encoding O-methyltransferase, giving the protein MYILDTINPRIVDDFINNLSCNKSNLIQDLHQYAIENKVPIIKDDVSSFIRNILLTKKPKRILELGTAIGYSAILMAETLSGNCTIDTIEKNNDMYDIAVKNIKTSGYKINPIHGDALVEIKKLENTYDFVFIDAAKGHYKEFFDLIIPKLNNEAIIIGDNILHKGLVCLPLNEVPRRQRTIVRNMKAFIDYIYANDNIRTSILPIGDGLMVNNILNTL; this is encoded by the coding sequence ATGTATATATTAGATACAATAAACCCTAGAATAGTAGACGATTTTATAAATAATTTATCATGTAATAAAAGTAATTTAATTCAAGATTTGCACCAATATGCAATTGAAAATAAGGTTCCAATAATTAAAGATGATGTATCTAGTTTTATTAGAAATATTCTATTGACAAAGAAACCTAAAAGAATTCTAGAACTTGGTACAGCAATTGGATACTCAGCTATATTAATGGCTGAAACTTTATCTGGAAATTGCACCATAGATACTATTGAAAAGAACAATGATATGTATGATATTGCTGTAAAAAATATAAAAACCTCTGGATATAAAATAAATCCGATACATGGGGATGCTTTGGTTGAGATAAAGAAGCTCGAAAATACTTACGATTTTGTATTTATTGACGCAGCAAAGGGTCATTATAAGGAATTTTTTGACCTTATTATTCCGAAGCTAAATAATGAAGCAATAATTATTGGCGACAACATTCTTCATAAGGGGTTAGTCTGTCTTCCACTTAATGAAGTTCCAAGGAGACAGAGGACTATCGTTAGAAACATGAAGGCATTTATTGATTATATTTACGCTAATGACAATATAAGAACAAGCATACTCCCAATTGGAGATGGATTAATGGTTAATAATATTTTAAATACTTTATAA
- the mltG gene encoding endolytic transglycosylase MltG produces the protein MKSIIKFLFLGLVLIFIIIGGIFIGYKSLISPVSNDTSLIEVDISDGSSLKSAARLLEEKNLIKNETAFLIYAKINSLENIKSGSYSLNKSQNVEEILQILNKGSKPIGIKITIPEGYEIRNIAEKLESAGITDFDSFISDTSNVDLYKSQYPYLNLPEVKSLEGFLFPDTYYISKEATNEQIIKMFLDRFSEVYEEQQLESKIQESGLNINEFITLASIVEREAVKKEERPIIAGIFYNRLSIQMPLQSCATVQYILKERKPVLSIADTKIDSPYNTYLIKGLPPAPIASPGLDAILATSNPQQTKFLYFVAKGDGGHEFSETYEQHLQAKKKYLGE, from the coding sequence ATGAAAAGTATTATTAAATTTTTGTTTTTGGGATTGGTTTTAATTTTTATTATAATTGGAGGTATATTCATTGGATATAAATCCTTGATTTCTCCAGTATCAAATGATACTTCCTTAATTGAAGTCGATATATCTGACGGAAGCAGTTTAAAAAGTGCTGCGAGACTTTTAGAAGAAAAAAATCTTATTAAAAACGAAACAGCATTTTTAATTTATGCAAAAATTAATTCTCTTGAGAATATAAAAAGTGGAAGCTATTCTCTTAATAAGTCCCAAAACGTAGAGGAAATTTTGCAGATTCTGAATAAAGGCTCTAAACCAATAGGGATAAAAATTACAATACCTGAAGGTTATGAAATTAGAAATATAGCTGAAAAACTAGAAAGTGCTGGGATAACTGATTTTGATTCTTTTATTAGTGATACAAGTAATGTAGATTTATATAAGTCGCAGTACCCTTACTTAAACCTTCCAGAAGTAAAATCATTAGAGGGTTTCTTATTTCCGGATACCTACTATATATCTAAAGAGGCTACGAATGAGCAAATAATAAAAATGTTTCTTGATAGATTTAGTGAAGTATATGAAGAGCAGCAGTTAGAATCTAAAATACAAGAAAGTGGTTTGAATATAAATGAATTTATTACCTTGGCATCAATTGTTGAAAGAGAAGCTGTAAAAAAAGAAGAAAGGCCAATTATAGCTGGTATTTTTTATAATAGGCTTAGCATTCAAATGCCACTACAATCTTGTGCTACAGTACAATATATTTTGAAAGAAAGAAAACCGGTACTATCTATTGCGGACACGAAAATTGATTCTCCATACAACACTTATTTAATTAAAGGCTTGCCACCTGCGCCAATTGCATCTCCAGGATTAGATGCTATATTGGCTACTTCAAATCCTCAGCAGACTAAATTTTTATATTTTGTTGCTAAAGGAGATGGGGGACACGAATTTTCTGAAACTTATGAGCAGCATTTACAAGCTAAGAAGAAATATTTAGGTGAATAA
- a CDS encoding pyrimidine-nucleoside phosphorylase gives MKAIDIIRKKRDGLELTKSEIDFLIDGYTNDLIPDYQMSALLMAIYFQKMSKIETVYLTQAIINSGERINLDQIDGIKVDKHSTGGVGDKTTIALAPIIASLGAPLAKMSGRGLGHTGGTLDKLESIPGLSTDLEKEDFIRNVNESKIAIAGQTGKITPADKKLYALRDVTATVDNISLIASSIMSKKLASGADAIVLDVKTGSGAFMKSLHESFSLAKEMVDIGNEMGKRTLAVITDMDQPLGNAVGNSLEVIEAIETLKGNGPSDFYELCVNLGVHMLILAEITDNIDDAKKMIENSISNGSALRKLEELIENQGGNPKVVNDYSLFKQADYKTEVKSIKSGYIKGINAEMIGRAALAVGAGRETKESKIDLSAGIILNKKIGDMIDLDESLAVVHHNDMSKYEEAKELILSAYIISSEKTAPKKLIHGLVLKDEIIRF, from the coding sequence ATGAAGGCTATAGATATTATAAGAAAAAAACGAGATGGACTAGAACTGACTAAATCAGAAATAGATTTCCTAATCGATGGCTACACTAATGATTTGATTCCTGATTATCAAATGTCAGCATTACTGATGGCGATATATTTTCAAAAGATGAGTAAAATTGAGACGGTATATCTAACTCAAGCCATTATAAATTCGGGAGAAAGAATAAACTTAGACCAAATTGATGGAATTAAAGTGGATAAGCATTCTACTGGTGGGGTAGGTGACAAAACTACTATAGCACTTGCACCTATTATTGCTAGTTTAGGGGCTCCTTTGGCAAAGATGTCTGGAAGAGGACTGGGGCATACTGGTGGAACACTAGATAAACTAGAATCTATTCCGGGATTATCTACAGATTTAGAAAAAGAAGATTTTATTAGAAATGTTAATGAGTCCAAAATAGCCATAGCTGGTCAAACTGGAAAAATCACACCTGCGGATAAAAAATTGTATGCGTTAAGAGATGTAACAGCGACTGTAGATAATATTTCATTAATTGCAAGCAGTATTATGAGCAAAAAACTAGCATCTGGTGCAGATGCAATAGTTCTTGATGTAAAAACAGGAAGTGGAGCTTTTATGAAAAGCTTACATGAATCCTTTTCTTTAGCAAAGGAAATGGTTGATATAGGAAATGAAATGGGGAAAAGGACACTAGCTGTAATAACAGATATGGATCAGCCACTTGGAAATGCAGTTGGAAATTCACTAGAAGTTATAGAAGCAATTGAGACTTTAAAAGGCAATGGACCGAGTGATTTTTATGAATTATGTGTTAACTTAGGTGTTCATATGCTAATTTTAGCTGAAATAACTGATAATATTGATGATGCAAAAAAAATGATTGAAAATTCGATTTCTAATGGTTCAGCTTTAAGAAAGCTAGAAGAATTAATTGAAAACCAAGGAGGAAATCCAAAGGTTGTTAATGATTATAGCTTATTTAAGCAAGCAGATTATAAAACGGAGGTTAAATCAATAAAATCAGGTTACATTAAAGGGATAAATGCAGAAATGATAGGAAGAGCAGCATTAGCAGTAGGAGCAGGAAGAGAAACAAAGGAATCGAAAATAGATTTAAGTGCTGGAATAATCCTTAATAAAAAAATTGGAGATATGATAGATTTAGATGAAAGCTTGGCGGTTGTTCATCATAATGATATGAGTAAATATGAAGAAGCTAAAGAGTTAATTCTATCAGCATATATTATTTCGTCAGAGAAAACGGCACCGAAAAAATTAATTCATGGTTTAGTTCTCAAGGATGAGATTATTAGATTTTAG
- a CDS encoding tyrosine-type recombinase/integrase yields MSFSNINQLLDDYYLYLSKQNIKNNTVLAYYFDFKNYLETSEPVELDNLFRVDHLIEFISQSSISESTKKRRLASIKKAYYYLIQNNIVANDIKFLSNLNSINIEKKSIVSSDNILSEEEIDILLNTPNDSISLRDKAIIETIYTLGLRTSEIVELKVRDIDLNLNLISIYRNSIKKTFSLDSDINSSLINYLNYERLEFKLETNYLFLNKNKEKLSRQSVWKIIAKYAENQNIETKVNPKILRKSFALHLIKNGVSINTVSEIFGIDNLNFLLREADNKQSYIEIKDFFKNK; encoded by the coding sequence ATGAGCTTCTCTAATATTAATCAGTTACTAGATGATTACTATCTTTATCTATCTAAACAAAATATTAAGAATAACACTGTTTTAGCTTACTATTTTGATTTTAAAAATTATTTAGAAACATCAGAGCCTGTGGAACTTGATAATCTATTTAGGGTTGACCATCTGATAGAATTTATTAGTCAATCCTCAATTAGTGAATCGACTAAAAAAAGAAGACTAGCTTCAATAAAAAAAGCATATTATTATTTAATTCAAAATAATATTGTAGCTAATGATATAAAGTTTCTTTCGAATTTAAATTCTATTAATATTGAAAAAAAAAGTATAGTATCTAGCGATAACATACTTTCTGAAGAAGAAATTGATATATTACTGAATACGCCTAATGATTCTATTTCACTTAGAGATAAGGCTATTATAGAAACAATATACACATTAGGATTAAGAACATCTGAAATAGTAGAACTGAAAGTGCGGGATATTGATTTGAATCTTAATCTTATTAGTATTTATAGAAATTCAATAAAAAAAACATTCTCTCTCGATAGTGATATTAACTCATCATTAATCAACTATTTGAATTATGAAAGATTAGAATTTAAATTAGAGACGAATTATTTGTTTTTAAATAAGAATAAAGAAAAGCTATCAAGGCAGAGCGTATGGAAAATAATTGCAAAGTATGCAGAAAATCAAAATATTGAAACAAAAGTAAACCCTAAAATACTTAGGAAATCTTTTGCACTACATTTAATAAAAAATGGTGTTTCAATAAATACTGTTTCTGAAATTTTTGGTATTGATAATTTAAACTTTTTATTAAGAGAAGCTGATAATAAACAATCTTATATTGAAATAAAGGATTTTTTTAAAAATAAATAA
- a CDS encoding NUDIX hydrolase, whose protein sequence is MQSMPEKTVSTKDIYTGKVITVKVSTVEIKDQKYSQREIVTHPGGACVVAINESKKIILVRQFRKPIENYTIELPAGKLESNEDPKNCIKRELHEETGYISHDIKFIQSFYTSPGFSTERIYIYFSKVKEKNEPNPEDDEMIDVLEVSLNEALDMIKRNEISDAKTIIGINWLKDNENELL, encoded by the coding sequence ATGCAAAGTATGCCAGAGAAAACTGTCTCGACTAAAGATATTTATACTGGAAAAGTAATTACAGTTAAAGTGTCTACAGTTGAAATTAAGGATCAAAAATATTCTCAGCGAGAAATAGTTACCCATCCAGGGGGAGCTTGTGTTGTTGCAATTAATGAATCTAAAAAAATAATATTGGTGAGGCAGTTTAGGAAACCAATTGAAAATTATACAATTGAACTTCCAGCTGGGAAATTAGAAAGTAATGAAGATCCGAAAAATTGTATAAAAAGAGAACTTCATGAAGAAACAGGGTATATATCACATGACATTAAATTCATACAATCTTTTTATACTTCACCAGGGTTTTCTACAGAGAGAATTTATATTTATTTTTCTAAGGTAAAAGAAAAGAATGAGCCAAATCCTGAAGATGATGAAATGATTGATGTGCTAGAAGTATCCTTAAATGAAGCTCTAGATATGATAAAAAGAAATGAAATTTCAGATGCTAAAACCATTATTGGAATAAACTGGTTAAAGGATAATGAAAATGAGCTTCTCTAA
- a CDS encoding DUF3866 family protein, translating into MNSISWNEGIVVDIIKSYEDYQEINVKTDFGVRKAINYTIFTGIVNIGDQITVNTTAVELSLGTGGYDFVVFNHSLKNKALDKAPGHIMKLRYTPYQFKTLSVEEQDSDYHLEIEKFNTLNKFPIVVGTLHSQVSVFFESYKHLSKKDTTAVYIMTDGAALPIQLSNNIRVLKSEKIIDYTITVGNAFGGDYEAVNIYSGIVFAYEVLKADIIMICMGPGIVGTGTKYGFSGIEQGYILDAIEKLGGTPIALPRISFSDSRDRHKGLSHHSITILKDIVNAHCIIPYSITDLDKDSFINNQFTDNGLDLKHTIINTKGYNYNEIVSEFIVKPKSMGRTYTDEPYLFDACISASEFVLGGEANAKYARENCLD; encoded by the coding sequence ATGAATAGTATATCATGGAACGAAGGTATTGTAGTAGATATAATTAAATCATATGAGGATTATCAAGAAATAAATGTAAAAACAGATTTTGGAGTTAGAAAAGCTATTAATTATACTATATTTACGGGAATTGTAAATATAGGAGATCAGATAACAGTAAATACTACAGCGGTAGAACTAAGTCTAGGTACTGGAGGCTATGATTTTGTAGTGTTTAATCATTCTCTCAAAAACAAAGCATTAGATAAAGCTCCTGGGCATATAATGAAGCTTAGATACACTCCGTATCAATTCAAAACATTGTCTGTTGAAGAACAAGATAGTGATTATCATTTAGAAATAGAGAAATTTAATACTTTAAATAAATTTCCAATTGTTGTTGGAACGCTTCACAGTCAAGTATCGGTTTTCTTTGAATCGTATAAACATTTATCGAAGAAGGATACAACTGCAGTTTATATAATGACTGATGGAGCAGCCTTACCTATCCAGCTAAGTAACAATATAAGAGTACTGAAGTCTGAAAAAATAATAGACTATACTATTACAGTTGGCAATGCGTTTGGAGGAGATTATGAAGCTGTTAATATATATTCTGGAATAGTTTTTGCATATGAAGTTTTAAAAGCAGATATAATTATGATATGTATGGGACCTGGGATTGTTGGTACAGGAACGAAATATGGATTTTCTGGGATTGAACAAGGATATATTTTAGATGCAATAGAAAAGCTTGGAGGTACACCTATTGCTCTGCCTAGAATTAGCTTTTCAGATTCTAGAGATAGACATAAAGGACTTAGCCATCATAGTATTACAATTTTAAAAGATATTGTAAATGCGCACTGCATCATACCGTATAGTATTACTGATTTAGATAAAGACAGCTTTATAAATAATCAATTTACAGACAATGGGTTAGATTTAAAACATACTATTATAAATACTAAAGGCTATAACTACAATGAAATTGTTAGTGAATTTATAGTTAAACCAAAATCGATGGGTAGGACTTATACGGATGAACCTTATCTATTTGATGCTTGTATATCTGCATCAGAGTTTGTCTTAGGAGGAGAAGCTAATGCAAAGTATGCCAGAGAAAACTGTCTCGACTAA
- a CDS encoding glycosyltransferase family 2 protein, with the protein MKIAVLVPAYNEENQIRNTIKGIMDIPYDIDLFVIDDGSTDNTVKYVQEFKNVNLLTYEANKGKGYALNFGLKKVIDNYDIIGFLDGDIGETSSEAEKLIKPILYDNIDVTIAQFPSAKKKGGFGFVKRLSFSGIKYFTGKEIYSGLSGQRFFKKEVLEIIEEIPFGYGVEVGMTIDILKKGFTIKEVPVVMTHNETGRNISGFIHRFKQFYHIILILIKKSLRN; encoded by the coding sequence ATGAAAATAGCAGTGTTAGTTCCAGCGTATAATGAGGAAAATCAAATTAGAAATACAATAAAAGGAATAATGGACATACCTTATGATATAGATCTATTTGTAATAGATGATGGTTCAACAGATAATACAGTAAAATATGTTCAGGAGTTTAAAAACGTTAACTTGCTTACTTATGAAGCCAATAAAGGAAAAGGGTATGCGCTAAATTTTGGACTTAAAAAAGTAATTGACAATTATGATATAATTGGTTTTTTAGATGGAGATATAGGTGAAACATCGTCTGAGGCTGAAAAGCTCATAAAACCAATTTTGTACGACAATATTGATGTGACTATTGCTCAGTTCCCCTCTGCAAAGAAAAAAGGTGGATTTGGATTTGTAAAGAGATTGTCCTTTTCGGGAATTAAATATTTTACTGGAAAAGAAATTTACAGTGGGTTATCTGGCCAAAGATTTTTTAAAAAAGAAGTGCTTGAAATTATAGAAGAGATTCCGTTTGGCTATGGAGTCGAAGTAGGAATGACTATTGATATTTTAAAGAAGGGCTTTACAATTAAAGAAGTTCCTGTTGTAATGACTCACAATGAAACAGGGAGAAATATTTCCGGTTTTATCCATAGATTTAAACAATTTTATCATATTATATTGATTCTTATAAAAAAATCGCTTAGGAATTAA
- a CDS encoding copper transporter, with amino-acid sequence MFINIKYFIVTIAAVFFSLGIGIMIGFNLNNSEIFTQQQIKLVDDMDKKLNELRVKNDEMNNQLVEKDKSIEIYNEFVNSYYEDLIKDRLVDKNLLIIQTTGDYFFSDISQWAAISGANIHTYLTINSNNFNSLTIAQYPDLFTEDSLDTEKIFNYIINLTSENNSLKLAELEQLGILKIVSTSNNQEPFNQVILLGGELEESKEKVEKVDLALARSISSKNIPIVFAEESNANYSSIEQFKNLKISTVDNVDQAIGRISLSVVLSGVDGNYGIKDTASKLFPTYK; translated from the coding sequence ATGTTTATCAATATAAAATATTTTATTGTAACTATTGCGGCAGTGTTTTTTTCACTAGGCATAGGTATAATGATAGGCTTTAATCTCAATAATTCAGAAATATTTACTCAACAGCAAATAAAATTAGTAGATGATATGGATAAGAAACTTAATGAGCTTAGAGTAAAAAATGACGAAATGAACAATCAATTAGTAGAAAAGGATAAATCTATAGAAATTTATAATGAGTTTGTAAATTCTTACTATGAAGATTTAATTAAAGATAGATTAGTTGATAAGAACCTTCTAATAATTCAAACAACAGGTGATTATTTCTTTTCTGATATATCACAGTGGGCAGCTATATCCGGAGCAAATATTCATACCTACCTCACTATTAATTCAAATAATTTTAATAGCTTAACTATAGCTCAATACCCAGATTTGTTCACTGAAGACAGTCTAGATACTGAGAAGATTTTTAATTACATAATAAACTTAACTTCAGAGAACAACAGTTTAAAACTAGCTGAACTTGAACAACTGGGGATACTAAAGATAGTTTCAACTTCGAATAATCAAGAACCATTCAATCAAGTTATTTTACTAGGTGGAGAGCTTGAAGAAAGTAAAGAAAAAGTTGAAAAAGTAGATTTAGCTTTAGCAAGAAGCATTTCTTCTAAAAACATTCCAATAGTTTTTGCAGAAGAATCAAATGCAAATTATTCTTCGATTGAACAATTTAAAAACCTTAAAATTTCAACTGTTGATAATGTTGACCAAGCTATAGGAAGAATATCGTTATCTGTGGTTTTATCAGGGGTAGATGGAAACTATGGTATAAAAGATACTGCAAGTAAACTGTTTCCAACATACAAATAA
- the steA gene encoding putative cytokinetic ring protein SteA, translated as MLFKGNIAKDKRTKDLAKRIKPGEIAIIDHKDLDEIAANSLVNSKIKAIINQSPSISGKYPNKGPSILLDNGIFIIDVDFDLMDRLDEGDLIEIDEYGNIFKDEEKICNGLIIDKEKVESLIKFAYENISEELEKFIDNTIEYAKKEKGMILGDVVIPPLKTKFNNKHVLIVVRGQNYKEDLSTIRSYIDEVSPILVGVDGGADALLEFGLIPDLVVGDMDSISDECLKKSKEIVVHAYPDGRAPGLSRIEELGLESVVLPSPGTSEDIAMLIAYENNAELIVAVGTHSNIIDFLEKGRKGMSSTFLVRLKIGYKLIDAKGVSLLYKGSLKLKYVWWLFIAAMFPILILIYLSQPMQQIIKLLEIQLKILLNF; from the coding sequence ATGTTGTTTAAAGGAAATATAGCTAAAGATAAGAGAACTAAAGATTTAGCAAAAAGAATAAAGCCTGGTGAAATTGCTATAATTGACCACAAAGACTTAGATGAAATAGCGGCAAACTCGCTTGTAAATTCTAAAATTAAAGCAATAATAAATCAATCTCCTTCAATTAGCGGAAAATACCCTAACAAAGGACCTAGTATTCTTTTAGATAATGGAATATTTATTATAGATGTTGACTTTGATTTGATGGATAGGCTTGATGAGGGTGATTTAATCGAGATTGATGAATATGGGAATATTTTTAAGGATGAAGAAAAAATTTGTAACGGATTGATAATTGATAAAGAAAAAGTTGAGAGTTTGATAAAATTTGCATATGAAAATATTTCAGAGGAACTTGAAAAATTTATAGATAATACTATTGAATATGCAAAAAAAGAAAAAGGAATGATATTAGGTGATGTAGTTATTCCACCACTCAAAACGAAGTTTAATAATAAGCATGTATTAATTGTAGTAAGAGGGCAAAATTACAAAGAGGATTTATCTACAATAAGATCTTACATAGACGAAGTTTCTCCTATATTAGTTGGAGTAGATGGTGGAGCAGATGCTCTACTGGAGTTTGGGTTAATCCCTGACTTAGTTGTTGGTGATATGGATAGTATTAGTGATGAATGTTTAAAAAAGTCAAAGGAAATAGTTGTCCATGCTTATCCTGATGGAAGGGCTCCTGGTCTTTCTAGAATTGAAGAACTTGGATTAGAATCGGTTGTACTTCCTTCGCCTGGAACAAGTGAAGATATTGCAATGCTAATAGCATATGAAAATAATGCAGAGCTGATTGTTGCTGTAGGTACCCATTCAAATATAATTGATTTCTTAGAAAAAGGCAGAAAGGGGATGTCAAGTACATTCCTAGTTAGACTTAAAATAGGATATAAATTAATTGACGCAAAAGGGGTTAGTTTGCTTTATAAGGGCAGTTTAAAACTAAAATACGTTTGGTGGCTTTTTATAGCAGCTATGTTTCCAATATTGATTCTTATATATCTGTCTCAGCCTATGCAGCAGATAATAAAACTGTTGGAAATACAGCTTAAAATTTTATTGAATTTTTAA
- the recN gene encoding DNA repair protein RecN — MLKELCIKDFALIDYSKINFFEGFNIFTGETGAGKSIVIDALLFALGKRADKSFIRKNKSKTTIEAIFYLESNNKDAIKSLLIEEGIDLDEDMIILRREIYEDGKSTCRLNGKLVTRSFLSLITSLMITIHSQNEFSEILTKESQLNILDDFISLKSDDVYNSYKKIFLSYRLKQEELSQILTTYDNAFMLRELDIIKYQIKEIEEAKLNKGEFEGLESKINLLEHSEEISLLINNIYNDSYSNSDNILKKIDLFKNSLSKFSKSDELINNWYEGFNEVYYKLEDITLTIRDNLDKFSYDYGKLADLKQRYSDINKILLKYGKDIDSVFDYLGEMYSRKNYLENIDSNIIDLKKEISSLEIELEKYSKKISQKRLIGISELKSAIVDELISLDMINSKFDIKLENTTEFGINGRDSISFLISFNKGEDLKPFNKIASGGEISRFMLALKKVSATFDNISTIVFDEIDTGISGKAAKVVGEKLKEISKHRQIICITHLPQIAAKGDYHFAVQKLESGDNTHSFITQLSKDERISEIAKMISGDDTSTTSYKYAKEMIELN, encoded by the coding sequence ATGTTAAAAGAGCTATGTATAAAAGACTTTGCATTAATAGATTATTCTAAAATAAATTTTTTTGAAGGCTTTAATATTTTTACTGGCGAAACTGGTGCAGGAAAATCAATAGTCATAGATGCACTGCTTTTCGCACTAGGAAAGAGAGCTGATAAATCATTTATTCGAAAAAACAAATCAAAGACGACTATTGAAGCTATTTTTTATTTAGAATCAAATAATAAAGATGCTATAAAAAGTCTTTTAATCGAAGAGGGTATCGATTTAGATGAAGATATGATTATTCTAAGGAGAGAGATTTATGAAGATGGAAAAAGCACTTGTAGACTAAATGGCAAATTAGTTACTAGGAGCTTTTTAAGTCTAATTACTTCACTTATGATAACAATTCATAGTCAAAATGAATTTTCCGAGATATTGACAAAAGAGTCTCAGCTCAATATATTGGATGATTTTATTAGCTTAAAATCTGATGATGTTTATAATTCTTATAAAAAAATTTTTTTGTCATATAGACTAAAGCAAGAAGAGCTTAGCCAAATTTTAACTACTTATGATAACGCATTTATGCTAAGAGAGCTAGATATTATAAAATATCAAATAAAGGAAATTGAAGAGGCAAAATTAAATAAAGGGGAATTTGAAGGCCTTGAATCTAAAATAAATTTATTAGAACATTCAGAGGAAATTTCTTTGCTTATAAATAATATTTATAATGATTCTTATTCAAATTCTGATAACATACTCAAAAAGATAGATTTATTTAAAAATTCTTTAAGTAAGTTTTCTAAGTCTGATGAACTTATTAATAACTGGTATGAAGGTTTTAACGAAGTATATTATAAGCTTGAGGATATTACACTTACGATTAGGGATAATCTAGACAAATTCAGTTATGATTATGGAAAACTTGCAGATTTAAAGCAACGTTACAGTGACATTAATAAAATTCTTTTAAAATATGGCAAGGATATCGATTCGGTATTTGATTATCTTGGCGAAATGTACAGTAGAAAGAATTATTTAGAAAATATTGACTCAAATATTATAGATCTTAAAAAAGAAATTTCATCTCTTGAAATAGAACTTGAGAAATATTCAAAAAAAATATCTCAAAAGCGTTTAATTGGAATTTCAGAGCTTAAAAGCGCCATTGTTGATGAGCTAATATCACTCGATATGATAAATTCAAAATTTGATATCAAACTTGAGAATACAACTGAATTTGGAATAAATGGAAGAGATTCAATTTCTTTTTTGATATCATTCAATAAGGGAGAAGACCTAAAACCTTTTAACAAAATTGCATCAGGAGGAGAAATATCTAGATTCATGCTTGCGCTGAAAAAGGTGAGTGCAACATTTGATAATATTTCAACTATTGTATTTGATGAAATTGATACTGGAATTAGCGGAAAAGCTGCCAAGGTAGTGGGAGAAAAGCTAAAAGAAATATCAAAACATAGACAAATCATTTGTATTACACATTTGCCTCAAATTGCTGCAAAAGGAGATTATCATTTTGCAGTACAGAAATTAGAAAGTGGCGATAATACACATTCATTTATTACTCAGCTAAGCAAGGACGAGAGAATATCTGAAATAGCAAAGATGATTAGTGGAGATGATACTTCTACTACTTCCTATAAGTATGCAAAAGAAATGATAGAATTAAATTGA
- the argR gene encoding arginine repressor: MKQQRHAKILEIIENNEIDTQDELVFELGKAGIQVTQATISRDIKEPKLVKVLGGNGEYKYASLRESDKNSFDKLVRFVKEVLLSIDYSENIICLKTVDGAGNLVAKVIDSLEEKEILGTIGGTDTVFVLMKNREDIPGFVERFGKLL; this comes from the coding sequence TTGAAACAACAAAGACATGCAAAAATACTTGAGATTATTGAAAATAATGAAATTGACACTCAAGATGAACTAGTTTTTGAATTAGGAAAAGCAGGTATTCAAGTTACCCAAGCTACTATATCAAGGGACATCAAAGAACCAAAACTTGTTAAGGTTTTAGGAGGAAATGGAGAATACAAATATGCATCACTAAGAGAATCAGATAAAAACTCATTTGATAAGTTAGTTAGATTTGTTAAAGAAGTATTATTATCTATTGACTACTCAGAAAATATAATTTGCCTAAAAACTGTTGATGGAGCGGGAAATTTAGTTGCTAAGGTAATTGATTCTTTAGAGGAAAAAGAAATTTTGGGGACAATAGGCGGAACAGATACAGTGTTTGTGTTAATGAAAAATAGAGAAGATATTCCAGGCTTTGTAGAAAGATTTGGAAAACTTCTTTAA